AGGTGAAGCCCTTCCGCCCCGAGCCGCTGTCGAGCATCGCCAGCCGGTACGACAACTGGACCCAGGACACGCCCTTCGATGTGCCGCTGGTGGATGCGCCCTCCGTGCGCCTGGTGAAGGTCTTCGTCCAGCAGGCTCGGGGCAGTCAGGCCACCATGCTCGAGCTGGCGGAGCTGTCCGTGTTCGAGTGAGCGTGGCGGGAGCATTGGCCGGGGCTCCCGCGAGCGCGCAGTCAGTCATTTCACTCATGAGGAGTGAGGCGCTTCACAGCACCGAGGCGGTTCGGATGGCAGCGTGGATTTCACCAAGAGCCACGAGCAGCGGCCCTTGGTGACTGGGTCCACGTTCAGAAAACACATACTCCGAGGTGCTTCGATGACGCTACGAACTTCCAGGTTTGGCGCCTGCTCGGCGCTGTTGCTCTGCGCAGGCATCGCGCTGCCCACCCACGCGCAGACGCCGTCCCCGCTACCGTCGAACCTGCCGGCGTTCTGCAGCTCGGGCGGCTCCACACTCTGCCCGACGATCCCGACGTCGCTGCTGATTCCCGGCCTCGACTACTCGGGCCTGACCTCCAACCAGACGCAGTTCGACAACTTCTCCTGGCAGATGTTCGTCGCGCTGAACTGGCCGGCCGACCAGAACGGCAAGCCGGTCGGCACCAGCCTCTCCGCCAATCCGACCGCCAAGCGCGTGTGGGAGTATTTCCCGAGCACCCTCGACGTGTTCGGAGGCAGCCCTGGCGGCGGATGCACGAACAAGAGCCTGCCCACCTTCTACAGCATCGCCAAGAGCGGGTCGCTGACCCAGGCCGCCAGCCAGTCAGGGCTGGCCGACGCCATGCTCTCCAACCTCGGCACGCAGGCCGGGAAGATCCTCCAGGCAACGGGTGAGCCGTTGATTGATCGCAACGGCAACTATGTCCTGTACGACATCCGCGTGTCGCCAGCCGAGAAGGCATATATCCAGTCGAAAGGGCTGACGACCCAGGGCGGCCAGCAGGCGTTCACCGGCACCATCCAGTTTCCCGCGGCGTCGGGGAGCAACAGCGGCGCCATCGAGATCAAGACTGCCTGGAGAATCCTGCCCGCGCCCGATTCGAACTACTACTCCATCAAGGCGCAGATCAGCCTCGACGGCACGGAGACGGAGAGCGGCAAGCCCGCCTGCTTGACGGTGACGCTGGGGCTGGTGGGCATGCACATCGTCGCCAAACCGTCCGCCAGCTATGACTACAACGCCTGGACGTGGACGACCTTCGAGCACAAGGACAACGCCCCGCTGGCCAAGGACGCGCCGCAGCCAGTGGACGGCCAGCACCCGGCCCCGCAGGTGGCCTGCTCCGCGGCTGACGCCGGGTCGGCCACCTATTCCTTCTACAACCCGTCCTGCACCAAGGATGGCAAGCCTTGCGCGCTGAACGAGCCGCCGCAGAAGCCGCTGGGTGGCTATCGCTGGAACACCTCGGGCCCACCCTATGCCCCGGCCCGTCTGCTCAATGACGGCAAGTATGGCACGCAGGTCGCGCGCTGCTGGGCGGTCTACCAGCCCACCAGCGAGCTGAACGCCGCGTGGCTCAAGAAGCTTCAGGAGGTTGACCCGAAGGGCCCGTGGAAGAACTACTTCGTGGTGTCGACACAGTGGGTGTCGTCGCAGGTCCACGGTCAGACGCTGACCTTCGATCAGCGGCAGGTACCGCGCTTTGTCTCGAACACGACCATGGAGACCTACATCCAGAAGGAGGGCTCCTGCATGTCGTGCCACAACATGGCCACGGATCTGGCGAAGAAGAACTCGAATTTCAGCTTTTTCCTGCTGAACGCCGTCCAGGGCGTCCAGGGAGGAGCGAGCAAGGCCAGGCCCTGAGTCACTTTGGGATATCCCAAAGTGACCCATTTCAGGGCGCTCGACGAACGCTCCCTCACGAAGCGAGCCGGGCGGCCACCGTCGCGCCGAGCCTCACCAGGATGGCCGGCCACCCCTTGCTCATGTTCTCGAGCGCGAAGACATCCTTCGGCTTGCTGGGGTCGAAGCCCTCGTGGAGCAGCGTGAGCCGTGTGCCGCTGCCCTCCGGCTGCAGCCTCCAGGTGAGCGTCCAGTCCGGAGTGAAGCGGTACTTGAAGAGGCGCTCGGGGACGACCTCGAGCACCTCGCACGGCTGCTTGCCCCAGTTGCCCATGTCCAGCTCGAACTTGTGGCCCACCACGGGGCGCACGTCGCCGGCGGCCCACCAGCGCGCGTGCAGCTCGGGATCGGTGAGCGCCTTCCACACGGCGGCCGGCGGCTGTTCGTAGTACTGGTCCAGCTGGATGAGATTGTTGTGCTTCATCGTTTCTTCTCCTCTTCCTTGAGCACGGCATCGAGCGCGGCCAGGCGCTTCTTCCAGTAGCGGGTGAAGGTGTCGAGGTACGCCTCGACCTCGGCGAGCGGCTGCGGATCCAGGTGGTAGTAGCGCTCGCGGCCGCGAGGCTCCTCGCGCACCAGCTTCGCCTTGCGCAGCACCTGCAGGTGCTCGGACACGGCGGGCCGGCCCACGTCGAACCCCGAGGCGAGCTCCGTCACCGGTAGCGGCCCCAGACGCAGCTTCACCAGAATCTCCCGGCGGATCGGATTCGCCAGGGCGGAGAACACGTCCACGTTCGTCGTCATGGCGGGCAATATGTGTCGGAAGTTTCCGACGCGTCAACAAGTTCCGACGCGTCGCCCGAGCCTCACGGCTCGTCTTCGTCCATCACCAACGTGAGGGAGAGCTCCTCGCCCGCGCGTGGGCAGCGGTCGGCGCGGGCCTCGTCATGGCCGTCGGCCCTGGCCCGCACGCGGTAACAGCTCGCGGGCAGAGGCCCCAGCCGGGCGAGGCCCTGCGCGTTGACGGGGATGTGCTCCACGTCGGTGCCGTCCAGGTCCAGCTCCGCGTGGGGGACGGGCTGGCCGGCGCCATCCACCACGGTGACGAGGAGGAAGGCGCCAGGGTGGGGCACGATGTCGCCCAGCTCCAGCACCTCACCGCCCGCCGGGTCCACCCGCACCGTCGTCGCGTGCGTGGCCGAGGCGATGATGAAGAGGGCCCCCGGAGAGGCCGGAACGTCGCGAAGCTCGAAGCGGCCGTCGGCGTCCACGCCGGTGCGGAACGAGTCCTCGTCCCCGTCGCCCGAGCCGTGCCCGTCGTCGTCCTCCTCGTCGTCGTCCCCGTCCTCGCGGCCTTCCGAGCCGTGCTCGATGCGCAGCGTCACTCGCGCCGCGCTCGGTTGGGCCCCCACCACGCGGCCCCGGATGACGGCGCTGCCGAGCGGTGCGTTGAAGAAGCCGCCGCAGCCGGCGGACGCTAGAGCGAGCACGGGCACGAGGAGGCAGAGGGCCGAGCGCATCAGAACCGATACCCTCCCCCGAGCGTCGCAATGCCGAAGCCCACCATGCGCGTGCGCCCGTCCACCGGGACGTACGCCCACAGGAACTGGCTGCGAGCCGTCACGGTGAAGCGAGGGGTGGCGCGCCATGTCACTCCTGCCATCCAGCCAGGCCACAGGGTGGCGTACGAGTCACCCTGGACCAGCTCGAGCTGGAAGGAGCGCTGCAGCCATAGCGCGGCCACGTGTGGGCCGGTGGAAAGCCCCACCGGCCCCAGCCACCAGGACTTGCCCACGCTGGCCCCGGCCACCAGCGCCCGGTGTCTCATCTGGACCTGCTTGCCCACCGGTGACGTCACCTGCCCCTGTCCCATCCCCGCCGCCACGTCCACCCAGAGGTCCAACCGTTCGTCGAGGAGCGCCTGGGGCAGGTACAGCATCGTGCCCAGCAGGGCCGAGGCGGGCAGCACCTGCTGGCGGCTGGCGGTGTCGAGGAAGCTGAAGCCGCCCGCCGCCAGCGACACGGCTCGGGGGCGCGCCCCTGCTCCCGAGGGCCGTTGCGCCAGCGCCTCGAGATCTCGCCGCTCGCCGGCGACGAGCTCCAGCGTGTCCGCCCACAGCACCTGTCCGCCCTTGGTCAGCTCCAGCTTGCGCCGGCCGGGCGGCACCGCCACGCCCCCGGGCAGCTGGCCCACGTCCTCGCCATCCACCTTGAGGGTGAAGCCCTCCAGCCGTCCGCCATAGCTGAAGAGCTCGGGCCGGCCGGCGCGCGAGAGCCGCCCGGAGAGGAGCGCGGGGTCCGCGCCCACCTCGAGAATCCGCGCGCTGGGCCGCTGACGGCCCTGCGTGTACGCGTACGTGAGGCGGCGCGCGAAGTCATGGGCCTCGGTGGCGCTCACCGCGCCGTCGCCGTTGCGGTCGCCACGCCCGTCCAGCGCCTGCACGAGGAAGTGGGTGTAGATGTCATTGCCCAGCGCGTCGTCCTCGCGCGCCGCCTCGCCCCAGTCGCTGGCGGACAGGATGATGGAGGCGCGGCTGGACTCCTCCAGGGGACGGGTGGGGGCGGGAGTCGGGCCCTTGGTGCGCTCCAGCTCCGCGCGCACCTCGGGGGGCAGCAGCGACTTGCCGGTGCCGGAGTGGCAGGTGGCCAGGACGAGCACCCGGCGCAGGCTCCGCAGCTGCTCCAGCGAAGCCTCCAGCGTGGGCATGTCCAGGCTGGTGCCCGCCACGTCGCGGAAGGACGTGTCGGAGGTGACCAGGTAGCGCTGCAGCTCGCCGCGCACATCGCGCGCCAGCGTGCCGTGGCTGGAGACGTACACCACCACCACGTCCTGCGGCCGGCGCACGCGTGCCTGGAGCGCCCGCAGCGCATCGAGCAGCGCGGCGCGCGTCGTCTCCTCGGGACGGGTGAGCACCGTGACGGAGGCGAAGCCGCCGCGGGACGGATCCCTCAGGGCGCGCGCCAGGTCCTCCGCGTCCTTGCCCGCGTAGCGCAGCGGCGTCCACGCCTCATCGCTGAAGCGAGGGATGCCGATGAGCAGCGCGTGGCGCTCTCCGGCGTGCGCGCTCCCCACCGCGTCCGCGTCCGCCCGCACGCGCACCAGGCCCCCCTTCTCACCACCGCTCGAGGCGAGACAGGCGGTGAGGGTGAGCGCCAGCGCGAGCAGGGCGGCGGTGGGGAGGCGGACCACGGGGACATCTCTCCAGGGAGCGCGAGCGGACGCTACCGTCCGGTGGGCGAATCATCGCCGGGCTGCACCCGCAAGTGAATCCGGGCCGTCACGGCTCCCGGCCACCCGGCGGCCTGCTCCAGCGTCGGGGCCTCATGCCCGGAGTCATGGCCCGTGGCGCCGCCAGTGAGGGGGCCCGGCGGCAGCGCCACCAGCGCCAGCGTGAGCGCCCCCGTCTCGCCCTCCAGGGACACGCCTGCCAGCCCGCTCGCCTCCGCCAGATCGTGCGTGCCGGCCTCCAGGCTGAAGCGGCCGAGCACGCGGGGGGCCTCGGCGGGCACCTCGCGCACGAGCACCGCCTCCACCGCTTCGGTGGTGTGGTAGCGCAGCAGCACCACCGCCTCGGGTGGCAGGGCCTGGCCCTCGGCCACGGGCAGCACGCGCCCATCGGGCAGCTGCGCGGCCGCCGTCAGCTCGAGCACCAGGGGTGCGCCGCCCTTCACCCGCTCGCCGCCACGGGGCTCCCCCGGGCGCTCCATGCGCGGCGCCAGCACCAGGAGCACCAGCGCGGCCGCCACCGCCGCGAGCGCTCCGAGGCGGGGGCCCCACGTCCGGGCCTTCGAAGGGAAGGCGCGCCGACGGACCCGCTCCCATCCCAGCGTGTCCTCTCGGGGCGGCGTGTTCGCCACCGCCACCAGCGCCTCGTCGGCGAGGGCGTCGAGCTCCTCCTGTCCCGAGGCCTCGGCGAGGAAGCCCTCACAGGCGTCGCACGGCGAGGCCAGGTGGCGGGCGAAGTGCGCCACGGCCGCGGGCTCGCGGTCGCGCAGCGCGCTCCAGCTGGCCGCGTCCAGGTGGCCGAAGGGGCCCGGAGTGTCTTGGGAAGGAGTCTTCATGGCCGCTAGCCCACCTCCGCCGCCAGCAGCCGTGCCAGCAGCTCTCGCTTCACCCGGGCGCGGAAGCGCTCCAGGCGCATCGTCACCGCGCTCTTGCCCAGCCCCAGCTGCTCGGCGATCTCCCGCGCGCTCTGGGTGCCCTCCACATAGAAGAGGTGCGCGGTCTGCTTCTCCGGCCCCTCGGGCAGCGCGTCGATGAGGGCGCGCACCACCGCCACGCGCCGCTCGAGCCGCAGCGACTCCGGCAGCGCCGGGATGGCCGGGTCCACCTCGTGCGCCAGGGCATCCTTCACCTGCTCGCGGGTGCGAGCGCTGCGGCTCAAGGCCAGGGCGTAGTGCCTGGCAATGGCGTGCAGCCAGCGGCTGAAGGCCCGCGGGTGCTCCAGCCGGGACAGGGAGCGGAAGGCACGCACGAAGGTCTCCTGCACCACATCCTCCACCTCGGCCGGGCCGAGTGTCGCGAAGCTCGCCGCCACCCGCCGCACCGCACCGTGGAAGTGCTGGTACAGCTCACGGCACGCCGCCTGGTCTCCTTGTCTGGCCCGCTCGAGCCAGAGCGCCATCTGCTCTTCCGTCATGAGGTCCGCCCCCCGGCCGTCGCGCGCGAGCTCCCCCTGGCGTCCCTCCGCACAGGAGGGCGCCGGCCTGGAAGTCGGGATGCCCCGGTGTCACACATCCACTCCACCGTACAGGACCGCCTCTCTCGGGAAGAAGGAGTGGGGCAGGGGAGGATCGGCCACAAGGGGACTGGCGATCCGGTCGTCTGGAGGGCGTGTGGCCGATTCGGGCCTCGGCGCTCCTTCTTCCGTGTCGGGGCTGAGAGGCCGAGGGCCACAGCCCCCCGATGACGTGTCAACCCACGAGGAGAAGACGATGCGCAAGACGACCCTGTTCCTGTTTTCCGTTCCCCTCATCTGGGGCTGCTCGGCGGGGCCGCTGGGGGTGGACCTGAGTGCCCGCGTCGGCGCCCGTCCCTCGGGGGCGGGGGTGCCGCTCGAGCAGCGGCTGGAGGTGGGCAACGGCATCACCGTGGAGCGGGTGCGGGTGCTGGTGCGCAAGCTGGAGCTCGAGCGCGAGGGCGACGACGACGACAGCTCGCTGGACGACGACAGTGGCGGCACGCCCTCCACGGATGATGGCAGCAAGCTCGAGCTGGAGGCGGGGCCCTTCCTGGTGGACCTGTCGGGCGCGGCGCTCGAGGGCGGCCAGGTGGTGAAGTTCACCCAGCTCCGGGTGGAGTCGGGCTTCTACGACGAGATTGAGTTCAAGGTGGCGAAGATCTCGGCCAACGAGGTGGGGGGCAGCGCGGAGCTGGCCGAGATGCAGCAGAAGCAGGCCTCGGTCATCATCGACGGGAAGATCGACGGCCAGCCCTTCCAGTTCGTGTCGGGGCTCGAGGTGGAGCAGGAGCGGGAGATCCGCTTCGAGGTGAGCGGGGACAACGAGAACGTCACCCTCAGCCTCGATCCGCGTGCCTGGTTCACCGGGGAGAACGGCAGCCGGCTGGACCCGCGCCGGAGCGAGGCCCGCTCGGCCCTCGAGGGCAACATCAAGCGCTCCATCGACGCGTTCGACGATGAGGACCACGATGGTGGCGAGGACCATGACGACGACGACCGGGACGACGACGACAAGCGGTAGGGGCGGCGGCGTCCGCTGCGCGGGCTGCAACCGCTCCACGGGGCTTCGCCAGAGGCCTGTGAGGCTGGCACAATCTCCTCATGGCCCCTGACTATCGCTTCTCCGTGGACGGGCGCATCCCCGTGCTGAAGGTCCACCACGAGCCCCGTCCAGGTCCTGCCGTCATCGTCCTGCACGGGCTCAAGTCGAACGCGGACGTCCAGCGCTACGAGCTGGACATGCTCGCCGACGCGGGGTTGACGGCGGTGGGCGTGGACGCCCCGCATCACGGCGCGCGGTGGGACGGGTGGGTGGACCGGATGGGGGACTGGGGGCCCTCGGCGTACCACGAGAACCTGCTGCGCCTCATCCTCGAGTCCGCGCCGGATGTGTCCCGCGTCATCGATCACCTGATGTACGAGGGCCACGGGCCCATCGCAGTGGCCGGTGTCTCGCTGGGCGCGTACACGGCCTTGACGGTGGCGACGTGGGACTCGCGGGTGCGTGCCACGGTCTCCATCCTGGGCTCGCCGGACTGGACGCCCCGCGATGCACCCATGACGCATGAAATCTACCAGCTCATGCGGCACGCGCCGGTGCACCGCCCCGCGGACTGCGCGCGCAACCCGCTGCTGATGATGAACGCGGGGAGGGACCACCTGGTGCCGCCCCACTGGTCCCGGGACTTCGCGCGCAGAGCCTGGGACAACCATCCCTGGCTGGGGCGGCACGTGGAGTACGTCGAGTACCCCGAGTCGGACCACTTCGTCCGCTCGGAGGACTGGTCGGACATGTGGGGACGCGCGCGGGGCTTCCTGCGCTGGCACCTCTCCGCCTGAGCGCCACGCCGCGAGCGCCCGGGACGGGGTACGTCAGGCGGGCCGAGACGGGGCGGGCTGAGCCCCCGACTGACGCATATAGATGAACAGATCGAGCGGCGGCGGCGCGACGGCCGTCTGTGACAGCAGGCCATGCGTCTGGCCACGGTGGTGTGTCTGGTGATTGAAGAGGTGGGCCAGGATCCAGGCCACCGGCACTTCCTGCGGCACGCCGGTCGTCGACTTGTAGGAGAGGACTGAGTCCAGGGCCTCCTGGCCGAGGCGGTCCATGAAGCGGATGAGCCGCTGGTCCTCGGCCGCCCGCGCGGCCCGAAGCTCCGCGAAGTCTTCGTACAGAATCTGATCCAGCTTGTTCAGGCCGGAGTCCGGGCCTTCGAGGCGGCCCATCCAGATGCGGTCGGCCACGAGCAGATGGTTCAGCGTACCGTGGATGGACCCGAAGAAGGCCTGCCGTGGCGCGCGGTAGTCGGCGTCGGTGAGCTCGGCGCAGGCGGCATAGAGGCGCTCGTTGGCCCACTGGTTGTACCGGGCGAGGGTCTGGCAGTAGGGCGGCGTGAACACTGCGTCCTCCTGAGTGGCTGCACGCAACCGGCGAAGTAGCGGGCCGTGGACCCGCCATTTCAGCACAACGTCCCAGGCTGGAGCGGCTCCAGGCCTCCGGCCTAGGGGTTTCCCCTCATATACAGGCTGGCCCGACTCAACTAGCAGGCGCTGGTTCACTCATGGAGTGTGAGCGTTCACCCGGAGTCATCATGAAGAGCCTCGGTCTTTCCGTCGTGCTGTTGTCCCTCTTCCTGGCTGGGAGCGCCTCGGCGCAGACCGAGGAAGGGCCTTTCGCCTCCCGACAGCACCTCGAGAGTTTCTGGGCCACGAACAGCGCTGGCAGCCCCGGGGCCATCCACGTGTTCCTCAACCAGCACCGGGTGTACAGCCACCCGGGCTTCGGTCCGGCCCTCGGCAAGTCGTACTTTCGCTGCGCGGACGGGTTGATCCGCAAGAACTGCAACTCGATCTCAGGCCCCTTCCTCTCGATCAGCGACGCGGTGGCCTACGTGGACAGCGTCTACGGAGGGCACTCTCACTTCTGGATGTTGCTGGATGGCGCGAGCTTCCTCGGCGTGCCCTTCAGCCCCGTGGCGGGCACATTCAAGTTCATGACGTGCTACGGCGGGCCGTACAACGGCTACACCCTCACCTACGTGGTGCTGGCGGAGGGCAACGCGTGGAACTGGCCGCTCACCGGCATCTCCTGCCTGCCGCCTCCGTGAAGCCAGGCCCTGCCTGTCCGAACGTTCGGCATCAGCTCCACGGCTTCTGACGGGCTCTACTCGAAGCCGAACCGAGGCACCGTCAGAGGAGCCCTCCTGCCAGCGGCGCGGTGCGCCACTTCTCGAGGGCGGGGGCGAGCCCGTCGGCGAGGAGTGGGAGCTGGGGCACCAGGGCACTGCACGCGACGAACTGGAGGGTGCGTGCGGCATCCATCACGCGCTGCACCTCCGGGTGGAGGGTGGGGCGCCCCAGCCGCTTCGCCGCGGCGTCGTAGGCCGCCGTCGCTTCTGGACCGATCATCGCCAGGTCCCACTCGACGGGGCCCAGGGTGACGTCCTCGAAGTCCGAGAAGCGGATGCCCGTCACGGTGCGGATGACGTTGTGCGACGGCGCGTCGCCCTGGATGGGCTGGATCGTCGCGGTGGGGAAGCGAGCGGAGAACGCCTCACGGCTCTCGAGCACCG
The DNA window shown above is from Hyalangium gracile and carries:
- a CDS encoding caspase family protein — protein: MVRLPTAALLALALTLTACLASSGGEKGGLVRVRADADAVGSAHAGERHALLIGIPRFSDEAWTPLRYAGKDAEDLARALRDPSRGGFASVTVLTRPEETTRAALLDALRALQARVRRPQDVVVVYVSSHGTLARDVRGELQRYLVTSDTSFRDVAGTSLDMPTLEASLEQLRSLRRVLVLATCHSGTGKSLLPPEVRAELERTKGPTPAPTRPLEESSRASIILSASDWGEAAREDDALGNDIYTHFLVQALDGRGDRNGDGAVSATEAHDFARRLTYAYTQGRQRPSARILEVGADPALLSGRLSRAGRPELFSYGGRLEGFTLKVDGEDVGQLPGGVAVPPGRRKLELTKGGQVLWADTLELVAGERRDLEALAQRPSGAGARPRAVSLAAGGFSFLDTASRQQVLPASALLGTMLYLPQALLDERLDLWVDVAAGMGQGQVTSPVGKQVQMRHRALVAGASVGKSWWLGPVGLSTGPHVAALWLQRSFQLELVQGDSYATLWPGWMAGVTWRATPRFTVTARSQFLWAYVPVDGRTRMVGFGIATLGGGYRF
- a CDS encoding carboxypeptidase-like regulatory domain-containing protein, with amino-acid sequence MRSALCLLVPVLALASAGCGGFFNAPLGSAVIRGRVVGAQPSAARVTLRIEHGSEGREDGDDDEEDDDGHGSGDGDEDSFRTGVDADGRFELRDVPASPGALFIIASATHATTVRVDPAGGEVLELGDIVPHPGAFLLVTVVDGAGQPVPHAELDLDGTDVEHIPVNAQGLARLGPLPASCYRVRARADGHDEARADRCPRAGEELSLTLVMDEDEP
- a CDS encoding RNA polymerase sigma factor; amino-acid sequence: MTEEQMALWLERARQGDQAACRELYQHFHGAVRRVAASFATLGPAEVEDVVQETFVRAFRSLSRLEHPRAFSRWLHAIARHYALALSRSARTREQVKDALAHEVDPAIPALPESLRLERRVAVVRALIDALPEGPEKQTAHLFYVEGTQSAREIAEQLGLGKSAVTMRLERFRARVKRELLARLLAAEVG
- a CDS encoding alpha/beta hydrolase; its protein translation is MAPDYRFSVDGRIPVLKVHHEPRPGPAVIVLHGLKSNADVQRYELDMLADAGLTAVGVDAPHHGARWDGWVDRMGDWGPSAYHENLLRLILESAPDVSRVIDHLMYEGHGPIAVAGVSLGAYTALTVATWDSRVRATVSILGSPDWTPRDAPMTHEIYQLMRHAPVHRPADCARNPLLMMNAGRDHLVPPHWSRDFARRAWDNHPWLGRHVEYVEYPESDHFVRSEDWSDMWGRARGFLRWHLSA
- a CDS encoding SRPBCC family protein, producing MKHNNLIQLDQYYEQPPAAVWKALTDPELHARWWAAGDVRPVVGHKFELDMGNWGKQPCEVLEVVPERLFKYRFTPDWTLTWRLQPEGSGTRLTLLHEGFDPSKPKDVFALENMSKGWPAILVRLGATVAARLAS
- a CDS encoding ArsR/SmtB family transcription factor, with product MTTNVDVFSALANPIRREILVKLRLGPLPVTELASGFDVGRPAVSEHLQVLRKAKLVREEPRGRERYYHLDPQPLAEVEAYLDTFTRYWKKRLAALDAVLKEEEKKR
- a CDS encoding DinB family protein, yielding MFTPPYCQTLARYNQWANERLYAACAELTDADYRAPRQAFFGSIHGTLNHLLVADRIWMGRLEGPDSGLNKLDQILYEDFAELRAARAAEDQRLIRFMDRLGQEALDSVLSYKSTTGVPQEVPVAWILAHLFNHQTHHRGQTHGLLSQTAVAPPPLDLFIYMRQSGAQPAPSRPA